One Marinilabiliales bacterium genomic window carries:
- a CDS encoding DNA-binding protein yields the protein MMKVLQYIERIEMIHKLVEQECTGTPGEFARRLGISRTRLYEVMDDLKMEGAPIAYSRSCRTFYYEEPFHI from the coding sequence ATGATGAAGGTTTTGCAATATATTGAAAGGATTGAGATGATACACAAGCTGGTTGAGCAGGAGTGCACCGGCACACCCGGGGAGTTTGCCCGGCGTCTGGGTATCAGCCGCACCCGCCTCTACGAGGTAATGGATGACCTTAAGATGGAGGGAGCCCCCATAGCCTACTCCCGGTCCTGCAGGACTTTTTACTATGAAGAGCCGTTCCATATT